TCCAACACAGGCACTGAACTCGAAAATTGACCTAACCAATAAGCTTCAGCTTTTGCCATCTCTGGACTCTGCTGCCTTTCTACTTGCCACAGAGCATACTCACTCCATTTCATCGGTTGCAGAAGTTGACTAGCAATACCTTGGCACTGTGCTGAATAAATTGCTGCTAGTTCTTGTAACAAAATACCAATCGACCAACCATCAGCAACAATGTGATGATTCGTCAGAACCACAAGATGATAATTTTCCTCCAGCTTAACTATGTGGCAGCCTAGTAATGGCCCTTTTTCCAGATGGAAAATTTGTTGAGCTTCTCGTGCTAACAATTCCGATAGCTGTGCTTCTCGTTGACTTTTATCTAAAGTTGAAAAGTCGCTCACAGGAATGTCTATAGTTAAAGTGGAATGAATCAATTGCTCATCCCCCTCTGGGCTAAAAGTAGTTCGCAGCGCTTCGTGACGATTGATAATTTCCTGAACCGCTTTACGTACTGCCAATAAATTGCAAGTTCCCCGTAGGTGGATAGTTCTCGATTCGTTATAGGCGCGGGAAACCTCATCTCCCATTTGTGCTAAAAACCACAATTCTTTTTGTGCTGCCGTCAGAGGAATTTTGAGCGTTGTTAAAATTGGGGCAGATGGTAATAATTCCCCTTGTTGCATTTCTACTACGCTTTCTTTAACTGCTCGAATTATATGTTCAATATCTGCATCAGTATGAGCCGTAGAAAGATAAAAGGTGCGTCCTTCCCAGACATAAACGCCTTTTTCTAGCAGATGGTAGAAAAACAACTGATTAAACTTGAGAGGAGATGAGCCTATAAAACGAAACAACGAACCAAAATGAACTACTTGAATAGGAACTTGTCTTTTTTCGAAGTAACTATTAATAGTTTGGGCTAATTTCGCTGTTTTTTGAGATAACTCTTGCTGTAACTTCGGGCCACTATTCTTAATATGGTTGAGTGCAGCCCAAGCCGCAGCCATTACCAAAGGATGTTTGAAAAAAGTACCCGCAAACATGGTGGTTTCTGCTTGAGGATAAGATTCATCTCCATAGTTCCACATCCCACCATCAAGCGTATCCATCAAAGCTGCTTTGCCAGCTATCACCCCAATTGGCATCCCAGCAGCAACAGTTTTCCCATAAGTAGTCAAATCTGCTTGAATATCCCATAATCCTTGAATTCCACCTGGGTGCATCCGAAAGCCGGTAATCACTTCATCAAAAATTAATACGGTTCCTGTTGCTTGAGTTAGTTGTCTGAGCTGGAGCAAAAACTCTTTGGGTTGCAAATCTGGCCGACTACTTTGTATCGGCTCTACCAATACTGCTGCCAGTTCGTGAGCATGAGTTTTGAGAATCTCTAAGGATTCAGGTTGGCCATAGTCGAGTACAATAACATCATCAGCAATGTAAGATGGAATACCTATAGCTCTAGGGATAGAACGCCGCGTTCCTTCGCTAGTTGTGACTCCTCGCACCAATATCCCATCATAGATACCGTGATAAGAGCCAGTAAATAAAGCAATCTTGGAGCGTCCTGTAGTAGCGCGTGCTAGGCGTATTGCTCCCATCACGGCTTCTGAACCATCGTTACAAAAAGCTGCCCGTTCTGCGCCTGTTAGTTGACAAATTAACTCCGCAACCTGACCGGCAAGACGCGATTGTGGGCCGTGCAGTATACCTTGGTTTATTTGTTCTTGAATCGCATCAATGACAAACGAAGGCGAATGACCAAATAAAAGCGCACCAAACCCCATAGAAATGTCTACGTATTCGTTGCCATCAACATCCCAAAGCGTGGCTCCCTCTCCACGCTGTCCGTGGATGGGATATAACATCTCTTTAATTGAGGGCAGGAACCCTGTTACCGCCCTGCTATTAGCATGGTAAGAACGGTAAGTTTGCGAGAGTCGCTTAGATTCTGAAGTACGCTTAACAAAACGTGCAATTAAATAATCTAAATGTTTTTGTTGATGAGGAGTTAACAGAGTCTTTGATTCTGAGTCAAGCTGTTGGATATTTGCCGGAATTTGAGGCTCAATTATTTGGTTTATGAGTTGTTGATTAAACTTAGCTTGAATCGATGATGGACTTTCTTGAAAACCAGATTTATCCTGAACAGGAGCAGATGGTATTGCTGCTTGTAAAGGTAATCTTTTCTTAGATGAACCTGCTTTTTGCAAAATATCTAGCTGTTTAGACATTAGCTGAAGCTGCTGTTCTATTACCTGTTCCAGTATTGTACCTGTTACAGATTTTTCATTTTCTTGCTCAAACTCTTGTGTATCTGAAGCCTTAACAGCTAGCCTTGATTCCTTGATATCTTCTGGAGGTATTTCTTGCACTATGTGCGTTACTAAGGCATGAATTGTTGATAAATCTTCAAGTAATAAACGAAAAGGAATATTAATACTTAACTGTTTTTGAATGGCACGGTTTATTTGCAGCAATATCAGAGAGTCAACACCCATTTCTAGAAAACGAGTATGAATATCTATTGCAGATGACTTGACTCCCAATGACTCACTAACAATGTCCTTGAGGCTTAATACTAATTTCTGATATTGCAAATCTTTCTTCATAATATTTTTCAAAAACTTATTTATTACTGAATGCATTTATATATAGCAGTTCTAAATCATTCGTGAAACCTCTCGTTATTCTTCTCTCTGTGTACTCTGCGTCTCTGCGGTAGCCTGCGGCAAGGCGCTCTGCGTCTACGTTAAAAAATAATTTCTATAAATAAGATAATATTGCTATAGCAGTCCTAAATAAATTTATAAAATATTTGCTTTTTTCTTGATGCTATTAGCATATATATAATTGCTACATATCTTTTTCTAAGATATCTAACTGCTGAAACATAACAGCAATTTGTTTGTTGACGATCTTTTGAAGAAAATTATCATATTTTTCACCTCTACTACCTAGTTTAAGGATGTTGTTTTGATGAGAATCAAAAAATAAATCTTGTGATTCATCTTCCAGATGATTAATCTGTTTATTCTGTAATTGATTCAACTCATTAACTTTAGTAGACTCAACCCAGTATCTTTTACGCTCAAATGGGTAAGTTGGTAAAGGTAGCCGATAACGTTTTTCATGAGCATACAAACTTGACCAATCAACTTGTATACCGTACAACCACAAATTTCCCAAAGTATTCAGCAAGAATGCAACATCAGATTGTTGATTATGAGGATGACCTATGGAGCAAAGCACCAATTGTCCCTGCGACTGTTGCTTAGTTAAAGTACTTAAAGTGCAACCAAACCCAACTTCTAAAAAAATCCGATTTGGCTGTTTGCACAATTCACTAATGCCATCGGCAAAGCGTACTGATGACCGCAAATGTTTAACCCAATAACTGTTATCTGTTGCTTCTTTTGTAGTAATCCAAGTGCCAGTTACGTTAGATAAAAATGGGATTTTTGGTGGATTAAGATTGACTTTTGCTAGCAAACTCTTAAATGGCTCAATGATTGAGTCCATCATTTGAGAATGAAAGGCATGGGAGGTACGAAGAAGACGACAGTCAACCCCTTGCTGAGTTAAGCAGTTTTGCAAATCTTCTATCTCTGAACTTAATCCTGAAACTACACAACGTTCTGGTGCGTTGATTGCTGCTATGCAGAGTTTAGCACCTAGTATAGGTATAACTTTTCTCTCCGGTAGCGCCACAGCTAGCATTGCTCCTGAAGGTAGTTGCTGCATCAATTGCCCACGCTTGGCAACTAGCATCAATGCATCTTCTAGAGAAAATACCCCAGCTAAACAAGCGGCGACGTATTCTCCTATGCTATGACCAATCATTGCACTAGGGCACACTCCCTTAGCCAACCACAACTGTGCTAGGGCATATTCAACCACGAATAGCGCCGGCTGGGTGATATGAGTTTGGGTCAACTGTTCTGTCGCCCATTGCGTCTGTTCTTCGCAGGGATACAGAATAGTCCGTAAGTCTAGCTCTAATATATGTTTGAGTTGTTCGCAGCAATCATCAACCTGTTCCCGGAAAATTGGCTCAGTTTGGTATAATTCTCGACCCATCGCTACAGACTGCGACCCCTGACCAGGAAACATAAACACAACCTCTAACTCACCTGGTTCTTGATAGTGGGTGAGAACTCGTTGCGGGTCTTTTGCCTCTAAAACTTTGATTGCATCCTCAATATCTTGACAAACTACCATTCGACGATGAACAAAAGCTCGACGGCCTATCCCCAGAGTGTAAGCAACATCAGCTAAGTTTAAATCAGGATGCTGTTTGAGGTGATTAGCCAGATTTGCTGTAGCTGCCTGTAATGCTGATTCTGTTTTAGCAGAAAGAACTAACAGCTGATATTTCCTCCCCTGCCTCCCCCGGTTACTGAGCGTAGTCGAAGTATGCTCCCCCTGCTCTCTCACCGGGGCTTCTTCTAGAATCACATGAGCATTAGTGCCACCAATGCCGAAAGAACTGACTCCTGCGCGTCTAGGGTGTCCGTTCGACTTCCATTCTGACAGCTTATCGTTAACGTAAAAGGGGTTGTTTGCAAAATCAATCTGGGGATTGGGCTGCTCAAAGTGCAAACTGGGTGGTATCTGCTTGTGTTTGAGTGCGAGAACAGTTTTGATTAAACTAGCAACACCAGATGCGGTATCTAGGTGTCCGATATTCGTCTTTACCGAACCAATGGCACAGAAATTCTTTTTTTGAGTTCTGGCACGAAAAGATTTAGTTAGTGCTGCAATTTCAATCGGATCTCCTAAAACTGTGCCGGTGCCATGAGCTTCTACATAACTGACCATATCTGGTTCGATTCTGCTGATGGCAAGAGCCTCTGCAATCACCTTGGCTTGACCATCGATACTGGGAGCTGTATAGCCAATTTTGGCTGAACCATCATTATTAATGGCTGAACCTTTAATTACAGCATGAATATAATCTCCATCTGCGATCGCATCTGCTAATCGTTTTAAAATTACTATACCGACACCATTGCCACCAACAGTCCCTTGTGCCTTGGCATCAAAGGCGCGGCAATGTCCATCGGGAGATAAAATTCCCCCTTCTTGATAAGAATAGCCGGTCTTTTGTAAGGTAGTTACAGAAACTCCACCTGCTAAGACTAAATCGCATTCACGATCTATTAAACTTTGACATGCTAAATGAACCGCGACTAAGGAACTAGAACACCCAGTTTGAATAGTGATAGCTGACCCCTTCAGGTCTAATTTATAAGCAACTCTTGTAGTTAGATTATCTGTACGATTATGATGTCTAATTTGGTCAAGACCAACTAATTTTATCAGTTCACTGTTAGAAAAAAGATTAAATAAAAAGTAGCTACTAATACTGGCACTACCGTAAACACTAATCCGACCTTTATAGGTTTTAGAATCATAACCAGCACTTTCCAAAGCTTCCCATGCTGTTTCCAAAAACAGACGATGCTGTGGATCTATTATTTCTGCTGTTTTGGGAGAGTAATCAAAGAATGAAGCATCAAATAATTCTATATCTTCCAGTACAGCATTTGCTTTGACATAATTGGGATCGTTTAGTGTAGTTGGATCTACCCCTAAAGCCTCCAGTTCCTGGTTTGAGAAAAAGGAAATTGATTCCAAACCTTTTTGTAAATTTTGCCAAAAGATATCTAAATTTTTAGCTTGAGGAAACCGTCCAGACATACCAATAATAGCTATGTCTAAGTCGCCTATTTGATTTTGTTGGAGATTGTCATTTTTCATTAGTGTTAAGGTTTCAGTCGTTTTTATAAAAATTTATCTATATTGCGCTCTTGACTGTCTAGAAGCAGTGCGGCTCTCAGCACGCTCAGTGCTTTCCTCAAAAGAGGATATTTCAGTTGGTTTTTGTATTAAATATTTAGCTAATGAGTTGATGGTTGGATATTCAAATAGGTTAATTACTGATATATCTGTGTGCAAAAGTTCTCGTAGTTTGGCGTGAATTTGCACAAGAAGTAATGAATGACCACCAAGATCGAAGAAGTTATCGTAAATGCCCACCTTTTCAACATGAAGCATCTGTTGCCAGATATTAGCAATAGTTTGCTCTATCTCAGTTTGTGGTGGCTCATAAGTTGCTGCCAATTCTGGGCGATCGCCATTTGATTCTGGGAGTTCTCTACGGTTCACTTTGCCATTGGGTGTTAGTGGCAAAGCTTTTAACATAATGAAAGTTGCAGGCATCATGTATTCTGGCAGTTTCTCCCTCAGAAATCTATACAGTTCGCTAACACTGAGTGTTTGCTGTTGCTTAGGAACAACATAAGCCACCAAGGATTTGTTGCCAAACTCCTCTTCTCGGATAGAAGCTACAGCCTGCTGCACTTGCGGGTGTTGACACAGTGTAGTTTCAATTTCTCCTAGTTCAATGCGGAAGCCTCTAATTTTTACTTGGTGATCGACTCGTCCAAGAAACTCAATATTACCGTCGGGTAAGTAGCGGGCTAAGTCACCAGTTTTGTATAATCGTGAACCTGGCTTAGAAGCAATCAATCCCGTATCTGCAAAAGGATTGGGAATAAACTGTGCTGCTGTTAAATCAGATTGATTCAGATAACCCCTAGCTAATCCCGCACCGCCGATGTACAATTCACCCGGTACGCCAACGGGTACTGGTTGCAGTTGCTCATCCAGTAGATAAATCTGCGTATTGGCAAGTGGACGACCAAGGGGTACTGTCTGTGTATGATTAATTTGCTGCTCAACTGCGAAGGTAGTAACCCCCACCGTGGCTTCTGTAGGGCCATAGTGATTGAAGATTAAACTAGATGGTACTTGCTGCTGAATCTGTTCAATCAGTTGCCAATTTGCAGCTTCGCCACCCAGAATTAATTGCTGGCGGGGCAAGATGGAATCGGATGGTGCAGCAGCCAGAAGAGTGGCAAGGTGAGAAGGGACAATTTTCAGACAGTCGATAGGATGTGTGCGGCAGTATTTTGCCAAGGCTGCTGAGTCAGTAGCACACTCGGCAGACAACACATGCAGACATCCACCAGTGCAAAGCGCAGCAAAGATGCCAGTATTACCTAAGTCTGCGGCTAAGGTAGAAACAGTGGCAAAATTGGTTGTGGTTGATAAGTCTAACCTCTGGGTAATTCCGTTAAGGTAATTTAGAAGTTGTTGGTGTTCAATCGCTACTCCTTTTGGTTTACCAGTAGAGCCGGAGGTGAATAAAACATAAGCTAAATTCTCAGTCGTAACTTCACTGCTGAGATTTTCATCTTTGTGTTGAGCAATGGTATCCCAATCTGTGTCTAAGCAGACTATCTGTGCTGTATGCGTTGGTAGGGCATTTACTAATCGCTGTTGTGTCAAGATTACTGGTATTTGGGTATTCTGCAATCGGCCAGCAATTCCATCTTTGGTTAAAGTTGGATCTAGCGGTAAATAGGCTCCACCAGCTTTGAGGATGCCCAAAAGTCCAATAATCATCAATAGCGATCGCTCTGTGCAAAGCCCTACTAAAACTTCCGGCTTGACTCCTTGCTGCTGTAAATAGTCGGCAAGTTGATTGGCTTTGCTATTCAACTGTGCATAGGTTAATTGCTGGTTTTCAAAGACAACGGCAATTTTATTCGGTGTTTTTTGTACTTGTGCTTCAAATAGTTGATGAATGCATTTATGTTGTATATTGTCAAGATATGTTTGGTTAAATTCGACTAACAATTGTTGGCGATCGCTTGGACTGAGAATCTCTAATTGGCTAATTTTCTCTTCTGGATGAGCAGTTACACTAGTTAATAAAGTTTGAAATTGTCTGGCTATGCGTTCAATAGCATCGGCTGAGAAATAATTGATATCGTAGTAAAATTCTGTAGTTAAATAATGCTGGCGTTGATTACAACTAAGTTTGATTTTAAACTGTTCAATACAACTGTAATATTGCTCCAGAGAAAATGATACATCGCCAGCAACGAGTTCTTCTGGTAGCTGTTCAAACTCGAAACCGATGGGAAAAGCCAGTTGATGATTTTCTATTGGTTCTGGCACAAAATAATCTTGCCATTCTGCACTAGCTTCTATAGTCCGATCGGCTAGTTCTACAACTTCTTTAAAACGTAAATCTGATGTCAAATAAGTTTTAATTGGCAACCAAGTAGCAACAAGTCCTAGTAAGTTATGTAGTTCTTCATAATCGCGGCGATCGCTAGCCATACCGATGATGATATCTGGCTGTCTTGTAAGTCGCCAAATCAGCGTTTGCCAGCAAGCTAGTAAAACGACAGCAACGGAAGTATTATACTTTTGAGCTAAAGTGGCAATCTCGACTTTTATGTTAGAGGTAATATCTAAGCGATAACAGTCTACTTCAAACTTAGATGGCTGTAATAGTTTGTTCTCAAAAGGTAACTTTAAAGAGGCAAGTGTCGAAATCTTTTGCTCATCCCAGTATTTCTTAGCTGATTCTGCATCTTCATCTTCGAGTAATTGATTCTGCCATTCAGAAAATTGTATATATTGTACAACTTCTTCTGATACTGTTTTTTCTTGGAAACAAACAGAATAGGAATTGCTGATTTCAGTTACCAAATTTTTTAGTGCCCATGCATCAGCACAAAGTGAAGGCAGACTGATAAGTAAAATGTACTTATTTACTGATAGCCTCAGTAGAGATACATGCAACAGTGATCCTTGCTCAAAATCGAGAGAAAGACTTCGTGCTTCTTGGAAAAAATATTCTATTTGCCTTGAGAGTTCTTTTGGTTCGCAATCACTCAGATCAATGTCACGCCACGATAGAATATTCCTGTTTCCTAAAACCATCACAGGAATTTTCATTCCAGGTAGGTAGTGAAAAGTTGTATGCAGAATCCCATGTCGAATAACGACTTGCTCTAAAGCAGCTTTTAATGCTTCTGGTTTGATATTACCTTCAATAAGAAGGGCACATTGAGTAAAGTAAGCTAAACTATGCTGCTGTAATGACCAAAGACGCTTTTGTTGAGGAGAAAGCCGAAAACCCTGAGTTATTTTATTTGGCATATTATCTACTCACTTAACGGTTTATGACAAACAAAGACGGCAGTATCAGACCCTCGTTCTACTCCCAAATCACGATTTATATCGTATATGGTAATTCCTGTAAATCCTACCTCTTCTAGAGCCGATTTAACCTCTGTTGTTGAATAAGCTTTTAAGAAAAAACTCCTATCCGATCGTTGCCAAAGACCATTTATTAATTGGAATCTAGTAGTATCTTTTCGACCAATTTTCTTTTCTGTATCGTAACTCCAAATATCTACCCAGACGTTATTATCTTTTACGCAACCACCAGTATCACTATTTTTCCAATCTAGTTCACACAATTCTTCCAGATACAATTCAAAGGCAAAGATACCATTTTCTAGCAGAGCATTATAAACATTTTGTAATGCATCTTTCAATTCCTCAATCCTGAGGATATAGTTGAGGACAACATCTGTCGAAATAGCTGCATAGAAAGTTGGTGGCAATTTAAAAAATCGGGCATCATCTAAAATAAATTTACCATCGGGTGCATTCTCCCTTGCAACCTTAAGCATTCCTTCAGAACTATCAAGTCCTGTTACTTGATACCCTCTTTTCAGTAATCGTTGTGCAATTTGCCCTGTACCGCAACCAAGGTCAAAAATGTGCGATCCTTTGGGAATATTTTTTAGAATTAATCTATCTATGCAATTTAATGTAATGTCATGATGCTCTAGACCTTTCAAGTCATACATAGAAGCTATAGTATCATGATTGGTATTGCGTTGTTTGGAATACACCATAATGTTTATCCTCAATTATATTTCTTTAATCATTTCGCCCATTGCTACAACAATTTTCCGAGAACCTACATAAGGATTCCGTCCGTGAGCAATTAGCATATTATCTAACATCAAAATATCACCTTGCTGCCAAGAAAAGCTCGTTTGACATTGCTGATAAACTTCATTAATTTCTGCAATAACTGAATCTTCTATAGGAGTACCATCTCCGTAATAAACATTACGCGGTAGCTGTTTATCTCCAAATGTAGACAATAGAGATTCTCTAACTTCTGCGTCTAAATATGCTATATGGTGTAACTGAATTTGATTGAAAAATACAGACTCGCTAGTTTTTGGATGTACTGCCAATGCTGGACGAACTTGGCGAGTAATTAGACTATTATTATACCATTCAAAATTAATTCTAGCTTGACGGCAATAATTTTCTACAACTAATTTGTCATTGCTACGAAAGAAATTTTGCCAGCTTACATCCAGACCTTTGGTATAGTGACGGACGTACATTAATTGTTTTTGAGCTAATCTTTCTCTCAGTTTGGGATTGATTATTTTGTAAGCTTTTCGACAGTCTATAATTGGTGTTTCTCCACCTTGTTGTGCTACTTGGATGCAGAAAAACCAAATTTTCAGAGGCCACTGATGTAAATGAGAACTTTCGTTATGAAAGAGAATAGCTTTTTTAGGCGGGTAAGGAGTAGAACCATAAACTTTACCACCCTCTCCAGTCCGGGGTAAATCACCATATTCATCAAATAAGTCTGGAGAAATTACCTGGGCAAAATTTTCAAAATCTAATACTGATTCTATATTGAAGTCTCTAAACAAAATTGCGCCATGTTTTAACAATTCCTTGTCTAAAAATTCCTGATTCATTTTAGACCAAGCAATCAAATCAATATCGTTACTAGCAGGCTTAATTACTAGGGGAAATGTTTGTCCTGTTTGAAAGTAACAAGTTTCGACTAATTTTTCTGGCAACGAGCTAATAGCTTTAGGAGTAATGCCGATTAACTTCTCCTGATTAAATGCTTTACGCTCTCTTTTTTGCCTAACTTGTTGGTTTCTTTCAGCCTCAGTCAACATTTCTAAATTGCCAATCTGCACATCAGGTTGAGACACAATGCTGTTAAGCAGTGTCTGGAAGTGATTTGTCATCCGAGTGATGGTAGCAGCATCAAAAAGTTCGGCGTTATACTGCAACTTGCCCAAAATTCCCTGTTCTGTTTCTGTTAAAAATAGTGCTAAATCAAACCTAGCTATTTTGTTTTGAATTTCCAAGAAACTTAAGGTCAATCCTGGCAATTCTAAGGTTGGCATTGGGGCATTCTGAAGGACAAACAATACCTGAAATAGTGGCGATGTATTACTCAAATTGCGCTCAGGTTGCAAAACCTCTACTAATTTCTCGAAGGGCAAATCTTGATGAGCATAAGCTCCTAATGCTACCTCGCGGACTCGCCCAAGTAACTCACGAAAACTGGGGTTTCCGCTCAAATCGGTGCGTAAGACCAGCAAATTGACAAAAAAGCCAATTAATGATTCGATTTCGGCTCGATTACGATTAGCAACATCAGTGCCAACAATGATGTCATCCTGCTGGGTATAAAGTTGTAGTAATATTTGAAACCCTGCCAGTAGGGTCATGAATAAAGTAGCACCCTCTTGGCGGGTAAGTGCTTGCAGTTGTTGAGATAGGTTAGAGGGAATGTTGAAGAATTGAGTTGCACAAGGACTAGTTTTAACTTCTGCCCGTGGGCGAACTGTAGGTAATTGCAGTATAGGAAGGTTGCTTCCTAATTGCTTTTTCCAGTAGCTAAGTTGAGCTTCTAGTACCTCCCCCTGCAACCACTGTTTTTGCCAGATTGCAAAGTCTGCATACTGTATGGGTAGTTCTGAAAGCGGAGAAGGTTTTCCGGCACAAAATACCTCGTACAATGTTGCTAATTCTTGAACAAACACACCCATTGACCAGCCATCTGAGACAATATGATGGATTGTGAACAATACTATATGTTCTTGCTCGTGGATACGCAGGAGAGTACATCTTAGTAATGGCCCTTGCACTAGGTCAAAACACCGTTGCGATTCTTCTGTAATCAGTTGTTGAACAACAGCTTCCTTCTGTGCTTCTGGTAACTCCCGTAAGTCCACTACTGGTATTTTGATAGTTAGACTGCAAGCGATCGCTTGAAATGGTTGTCCATTTACCATATAGAAGGTAGTACGCAACGCTTCATGACGACGGATTATTTCCTGCAAACTCTGCTCCAGCACACCTAAATTTAGGGAACCAACGAGACGTAAACCAGATAGATCGTTGTAGGTTAAGCTGCCAGGATATAGTTGCTCTAGCAACCACAATCTAGCTTGAGCAAAAGATAGTGGTAAATTGCCATTTCGGGAAATGCGTGTGATGGCAGGAGTTTCTAGCTTTTGTTCCAGTCTCATCACAATTTCAATCTGTTTAGCTAGGCTAGCGATAGTAGGTGATTCAAATAAGTGACGCAGGGGTAGTTCAAGGCAGAAAGCATCGCGCACGCGAGACATAACTTGAGTGGCAAGTAAGGAATGTCCACCCAGTTCAAAAAAGTTGTCGTCAACTCCCACTTGCTCAACACCAAGAATTTGCTTCCAGATTCCGGCTAGGACTTCCTCAACAGGATTACGCGGTGCCACAAAGACATGACCAAAATTGTCTGGCTCATGTTTTGGAAGCAACCGGATTTTCGGGATTTGATTGGCTGGAATTTTATCTAAAAGTGTTGCGATGTGTTGTTCTTCTGGAGCGGCAACTATGTTTTCAAGTAAGCCGATCAAATGGTCTTGAATGCAAGTAACGTCGGCTCTATCGAAGCGACGTGTATCGTAGATCAGATCAAATCTGAGTTCTGAGTCTGGAACTACGAGCAACGTCAGGGCATATTTAGTTTGTGCCCCTTTAAAATGAGTCTGACTGATATTGATACTTAGAACTGATGATTGCTGTCTTGATATATCTGGAAAGTTCTCGAAAACTAGAAGACTTTCATAAAGAGACAAGGCTCCCGGAACTTCACTCCATTGATGGATTTGACCAGTAGGGCTATATTCATACTGCTGAAGCTCTACATTATAGGTCTGGATGTCTTTGAGCCAAAACCAGAAAGATGCTCTAGGGGAAACCTTTACCCGTATGGGTAAGCTATTGATCAACATTCCAGTCATTGATTCAACCCCCTCTAAGTCTGACTGACGACCAGAGACGGTAATGCCAAAAACGACATCTTCTTGCCGACTATAATGGCTCAAAAGCAATGCCCAAACTCCCTGAATAACCGTATTCAAAGTTAAGCGATATTGCTTTGCCAAAGATTGCAAGGTAGCTGTAGCAGGTGCTGATAAGTAAACTTTCTGTTCTCCGTAAATGTCTTCTGGGTCAGCGACACTTAGCGACTCTACTGTTGTTCCCAGTGGGGTTGGTCTGGTAAAACCCTGTAGAGTTTTGCGCCAGAATGCTTCTGGTTTGGACAAATCTTGTTTTTTCAGCCAAGCGATATAGTCTCTGTAGGGACGAGGTTTTTCTAAATGTAGGTCTTGACCTTGACAGAACGCTTCGTAAAAGGCAAAGAATTCTTGGAAGATCGAAGAGACAGACCATCCATCCATCAAAATATGGTGATGAGTGCAAATAAATTGATAATTTTCTTTACCCAAATGGATCAGAGCTAGGCGAATCAACGGTGCTTTGGAAAGGTTTATACCCTGATGACGTTCTGCCTGAAGAAAAGCCTCTAGTTCTTCTTTGACTTGAGATGATGAAAACTGATGCCAGTCTAGTTGTTCAAGCGGTACTTTCACCTGTCGAAGTACTACCTGAAGTGGCTCATCTTGTTCTTTCCAGATGAAACATGTTCTCAAGACTGAGTGGCGGTCTATAACCTGCTGCCATGCTCGCTCAAAGGCAGAAATATCTAAATTTCCCTGAAAAACACCAGTCAATTGCTCAATATGGATGCCTGGCTCTGGAGAATACAGCGTCTCAAACAGCATACCTTGCTGTGG
The Nostoc punctiforme PCC 73102 genome window above contains:
- a CDS encoding condensation domain-containing protein, yielding MNKKNIEAIYPLSAPQQGMLFETLYSPEPGIHIEQLTGVFQGNLDISAFERAWQQVIDRHSVLRTCFIWKEQDEPLQVVLRQVKVPLEQLDWHQFSSSQVKEELEAFLQAERHQGINLSKAPLIRLALIHLGKENYQFICTHHHILMDGWSVSSIFQEFFAFYEAFCQGQDLHLEKPRPYRDYIAWLKKQDLSKPEAFWRKTLQGFTRPTPLGTTVESLSVADPEDIYGEQKVYLSAPATATLQSLAKQYRLTLNTVIQGVWALLLSHYSRQEDVVFGITVSGRQSDLEGVESMTGMLINSLPIRVKVSPRASFWFWLKDIQTYNVELQQYEYSPTGQIHQWSEVPGALSLYESLLVFENFPDISRQQSSVLSINISQTHFKGAQTKYALTLLVVPDSELRFDLIYDTRRFDRADVTCIQDHLIGLLENIVAAPEEQHIATLLDKIPANQIPKIRLLPKHEPDNFGHVFVAPRNPVEEVLAGIWKQILGVEQVGVDDNFFELGGHSLLATQVMSRVRDAFCLELPLRHLFESPTIASLAKQIEIVMRLEQKLETPAITRISRNGNLPLSFAQARLWLLEQLYPGSLTYNDLSGLRLVGSLNLGVLEQSLQEIIRRHEALRTTFYMVNGQPFQAIACSLTIKIPVVDLRELPEAQKEAVVQQLITEESQRCFDLVQGPLLRCTLLRIHEQEHIVLFTIHHIVSDGWSMGVFVQELATLYEVFCAGKPSPLSELPIQYADFAIWQKQWLQGEVLEAQLSYWKKQLGSNLPILQLPTVRPRAEVKTSPCATQFFNIPSNLSQQLQALTRQEGATLFMTLLAGFQILLQLYTQQDDIIVGTDVANRNRAEIESLIGFFVNLLVLRTDLSGNPSFRELLGRVREVALGAYAHQDLPFEKLVEVLQPERNLSNTSPLFQVLFVLQNAPMPTLELPGLTLSFLEIQNKIARFDLALFLTETEQGILGKLQYNAELFDAATITRMTNHFQTLLNSIVSQPDVQIGNLEMLTEAERNQQVRQKRERKAFNQEKLIGITPKAISSLPEKLVETCYFQTGQTFPLVIKPASNDIDLIAWSKMNQEFLDKELLKHGAILFRDFNIESVLDFENFAQVISPDLFDEYGDLPRTGEGGKVYGSTPYPPKKAILFHNESSHLHQWPLKIWFFCIQVAQQGGETPIIDCRKAYKIINPKLRERLAQKQLMYVRHYTKGLDVSWQNFFRSNDKLVVENYCRQARINFEWYNNSLITRQVRPALAVHPKTSESVFFNQIQLHHIAYLDAEVRESLLSTFGDKQLPRNVYYGDGTPIEDSVIAEINEVYQQCQTSFSWQQGDILMLDNMLIAHGRNPYVGSRKIVVAMGEMIKEI